The following are encoded together in the Streptomyces sp. NBC_00358 genome:
- the gyrA gene encoding DNA gyrase subunit A: MTDENTSSTPEDGEIILRIEPVGLETEMQRSYLDYAMSVIVSRALPDVRDGLKPVHRRVLYAMYDGGYRPEKGFYKCARVVGDVMGTYHPHGDSSIYDALVRLAQPWSMRMPLVDSNGNFGSPGNDPAAAMRYTECKLKPLSMEMVRDIDEDTVDFTDNYDGRNQEPTVLPARFPNLLINGSAGIAVGMATNIPPHNLREVAAGAQWYLENPEASHEELLDALIERIKGPDFPSGALVVGRKGIEEAYRTGRGSITMRAVVDVEEIQNRQCLVVTELPYQVNPDNLAQKIADLVKDGKVGGIADVRDETSSRTGQRLVIVLKRDAVAKVVLNNLYKHTDLQTNFGANMLALVDGVPRTLSLDAFIRHWVTHQIEVIVRRTKFRLRKAEERAHILRGLLKALDAIDEVIALIRRSDTVEIAREGLMGLLEIDEIQANAILEMQLRRLAALERQKIIQEHDELQAKIREYNEILASPVRQRGIISEELAAIVEKFGDDRRSKLVPFDGDMSIEDLIAEEDIVVTITRGGYIKRTKTEDYRSQKRGGKGVRGTKLKQDDIVDHFFVSTTHHWLLFFTNKGRVYRAKAYELPDAGRDARGQHVANLLAFQPDEAIAEILAIRDYEAAPYLVLATKGGLVKKTSLKDYDSPRAGGVIAINLRETEDGSDDELIGAELVSAEDDLLLISKKAQSIRFTATDDALRPMGRATSGVKGMSFRESDELLSMNVVRPGTFVFTATDGGYAKRTAVDEYRVQGRGGLGIKAAKIVEDRGSLVGALVVEETDEILAITLSGGVIRTRVNEVRETGRDTMGVQLINLGKRDAVVGIARNAEAGREAEEVDGDDAVDENAEGVEAVGTEEGEPSSAE, encoded by the coding sequence ATGACCGACGAGAATACTTCGAGCACTCCCGAAGACGGCGAGATCATCCTGCGCATCGAGCCCGTCGGGCTCGAGACCGAGATGCAGCGCTCGTACCTCGACTACGCGATGTCCGTCATCGTGTCGCGCGCGCTGCCCGACGTGCGGGACGGTCTCAAGCCCGTCCACCGCCGCGTCCTGTACGCCATGTACGACGGCGGCTACCGGCCCGAGAAGGGCTTCTACAAGTGCGCCCGTGTCGTCGGCGACGTCATGGGCACGTACCACCCGCACGGCGACTCCTCGATCTACGACGCGCTGGTCCGTCTCGCGCAGCCGTGGTCGATGCGGATGCCGCTGGTGGACTCCAACGGCAACTTCGGCTCTCCCGGCAACGACCCGGCCGCCGCCATGCGGTACACCGAGTGCAAGCTGAAGCCGCTGTCGATGGAGATGGTCCGCGACATCGACGAGGACACCGTCGACTTCACGGACAACTACGACGGCCGCAACCAGGAGCCGACGGTTCTGCCGGCCCGCTTCCCGAACCTGCTGATCAACGGCTCGGCGGGCATCGCGGTCGGTATGGCCACCAACATCCCGCCGCACAACCTGCGCGAGGTCGCGGCCGGCGCCCAGTGGTACCTGGAGAACCCCGAGGCCTCCCACGAGGAGCTCCTGGACGCCCTGATCGAGCGCATCAAGGGCCCCGATTTCCCGAGTGGCGCCCTGGTGGTGGGCCGCAAGGGCATCGAGGAGGCGTACCGCACGGGCCGTGGCTCCATCACGATGCGCGCGGTCGTCGACGTCGAGGAGATCCAGAACCGCCAGTGCCTGGTGGTGACCGAACTCCCGTACCAGGTCAACCCCGACAACCTCGCCCAGAAGATCGCCGACCTGGTCAAGGACGGCAAGGTCGGCGGCATCGCGGACGTCCGGGACGAGACCAGCTCCCGTACCGGCCAGCGGCTCGTGATCGTGCTCAAGCGGGACGCCGTCGCCAAGGTCGTCCTGAACAACCTCTACAAGCACACCGACCTCCAGACGAACTTCGGCGCGAACATGCTGGCGCTCGTCGACGGTGTGCCGCGCACCCTCTCCCTGGACGCGTTCATCCGCCACTGGGTGACGCACCAGATCGAGGTCATCGTCCGCCGTACGAAGTTCCGGCTGCGCAAGGCCGAGGAGCGCGCGCACATCCTGCGTGGCCTCCTGAAGGCCCTGGACGCCATCGACGAGGTCATCGCCCTCATCCGGCGCAGTGACACCGTGGAGATCGCTCGGGAGGGCCTGATGGGCCTCCTGGAGATCGACGAGATCCAGGCCAACGCGATCCTCGAGATGCAGCTTCGCCGGCTCGCCGCCCTGGAGCGACAGAAGATCATCCAGGAGCACGACGAGCTCCAGGCCAAGATCCGCGAGTACAACGAGATCCTCGCCTCGCCGGTGCGCCAGCGCGGCATCATCAGCGAGGAGCTCGCCGCGATCGTCGAGAAGTTCGGCGACGACCGCCGCTCCAAGCTGGTGCCCTTCGACGGTGACATGTCCATCGAGGACCTGATCGCCGAAGAGGACATCGTCGTCACCATCACGCGCGGCGGCTACATCAAGCGCACCAAGACGGAGGACTACCGCTCGCAGAAGCGGGGCGGCAAGGGCGTCCGCGGCACGAAGCTGAAGCAGGACGACATCGTCGACCACTTCTTCGTGTCGACGACGCATCACTGGCTGCTGTTCTTCACCAACAAGGGCCGCGTCTACCGCGCCAAGGCGTACGAGCTTCCGGACGCCGGCCGGGACGCGCGTGGCCAGCACGTCGCCAACCTGCTGGCCTTCCAGCCGGACGAGGCGATCGCCGAGATCCTCGCGATCCGCGACTACGAGGCGGCGCCCTACCTGGTGCTGGCCACGAAGGGCGGACTGGTCAAGAAGACGTCCCTCAAGGATTACGATTCGCCCCGCGCGGGCGGTGTCATCGCGATCAATCTTCGGGAGACGGAGGACGGATCCGACGACGAACTGATCGGAGCCGAACTCGTATCGGCAGAGGATGATCTGCTCCTGATCAGCAAGAAGGCGCAGTCGATCAGGTTCACCGCGACGGATGACGCTTTGCGACCGATGGGCCGTGCGACCTCGGGCGTCAAGGGCATGAGCTTCCGCGAGAGCGATGAGCTGCTCTCGATGAATGTTGTTCGACCCGGTACGTTCGTGTTCACTGCCACAGACGGTGGGTACGCGAAGCGGACCGCCGTCGACGAGTACCGCGTCCAGGGTCGCGGCGGCCTCGGTATCAAGGCCGCCAAGATCGTCGAGGACCGCGGCTCTCTCGTCGGCGCGCTGGTGGTCGAGGAGACCGACGAGATCCTCGCCATCACACTGTCCGGTGGTGTGATTCGTACGCGAGTCAACGAGGTCAGGGAGACGGGCCGTGACACCATGGGCGTCCAACTGATCAACCTGGGCAAGCGCGATGCCGTGGTCGGCATCGCTCGTAACGCCGAGGCCGGTCGTGAGGCGGAGGAAGTCGACGGCGATGACGCCGTGGACGAGAACGCCGAAGGCGTCGAGGCCGTCGGTACGGAAGAGGGCGAGCCGTCCTCGGCCGAGTAG
- the gyrB gene encoding DNA topoisomerase (ATP-hydrolyzing) subunit B, which translates to MLCQKGRFVADSGNPNENIPSTDIGANGEVTASYDASAITVLEGLDAVRKRPGMYIGSTGERGLHHLVYEVVDNSVDEALAGHADTIDITILPDGGVRVVDNGRGIPVGIVASEGKPALEVVLTVLHAGGKFGGGGYAVSGGLHGVGVSVVNALSSKISVEVKTDGHRWTQDYKLGVPTAPLSQHEATDETGTSVTFWADADIFETTEYSFETLSRRFQEMAFLNKGLTIKLTDERDSAKATAGADEAGADEKDEVKSVTYHYEGGIVDFVKYLNSRKGEAVHPTVIDLEAEDKDKSLSLEVAMQWNSGYSEGVYSFANIIHTHEGGTHEEGFRAALTSLINKYARDKKLLREKDDNLTGDDIREGLTAIISVKLSEPQFEGQTKTKLGNTEAKTFVQKAVYEHLNDWLDRNPVEAADIIRKSIQAATARVAARKARDLTRRKGLLESASLPGKLSDCQSNDPIKCEIFIVEGDSAGGSAKSGRNPQYQAILPIRGKILNVEKARIDKILQNQEIQALISAFGTGVHEDFDIAKLRYHKIILMADADVDGQHINTLLLTFLFRFMRPLVEAGHVFLSRPPLYKIKWGRDDFEYAYSDRERDALIELGRQAGKRVREDSIQRFKGLGEMNAEELRITTMDQEHRVLGQVTLDDAAQADDLFSVLMGEDVEARRAFIQRNAKDVRFLDI; encoded by the coding sequence GTGCTGTGCCAGAAAGGGCGCTTCGTGGCCGATTCCGGCAACCCCAACGAGAACATCCCGTCCACCGACATCGGCGCAAACGGCGAGGTCACAGCCTCGTACGACGCCAGTGCCATCACCGTCCTCGAGGGTCTGGACGCGGTCCGCAAGCGACCCGGCATGTACATCGGTTCCACCGGTGAGCGTGGACTCCACCACCTCGTGTACGAGGTGGTGGACAACTCGGTCGACGAGGCGCTCGCCGGCCACGCGGACACGATCGACATCACGATCCTTCCGGACGGCGGCGTACGTGTCGTCGACAACGGCCGCGGCATCCCGGTGGGCATCGTCGCGTCCGAGGGCAAGCCGGCCCTCGAGGTCGTGCTGACCGTGCTGCACGCGGGCGGCAAGTTCGGCGGTGGCGGCTACGCGGTCTCCGGTGGTCTGCACGGCGTCGGCGTCTCCGTCGTGAACGCCCTGTCGAGCAAGATCTCCGTCGAGGTCAAGACGGACGGTCACCGGTGGACGCAGGACTACAAGCTGGGCGTCCCGACGGCTCCTCTGTCCCAGCACGAGGCCACGGACGAGACCGGAACGTCGGTCACCTTCTGGGCCGACGCGGACATCTTCGAGACCACGGAGTACTCCTTCGAGACGCTCTCGCGGCGCTTCCAGGAGATGGCGTTCCTCAACAAGGGTTTGACGATCAAACTCACTGATGAGCGCGACTCGGCGAAGGCCACGGCCGGTGCGGACGAGGCGGGCGCCGACGAGAAGGACGAGGTCAAGTCCGTCACGTACCACTACGAAGGCGGCATCGTCGACTTCGTGAAGTACCTCAACTCCCGCAAGGGAGAAGCGGTGCACCCCACCGTCATCGACCTCGAGGCGGAGGACAAGGACAAGAGCCTGTCCCTCGAGGTCGCGATGCAGTGGAACAGCGGCTACAGCGAGGGTGTGTACTCGTTCGCCAACATCATCCACACCCACGAGGGCGGTACGCACGAGGAGGGCTTCCGTGCGGCGCTGACCTCGCTCATCAACAAGTACGCGCGCGACAAGAAGCTGCTCCGTGAGAAGGACGACAACCTCACGGGCGACGACATCCGCGAGGGTCTGACCGCGATCATCTCGGTCAAGCTGAGCGAGCCTCAGTTCGAGGGCCAGACCAAGACCAAGCTGGGCAACACGGAGGCGAAGACCTTCGTCCAGAAGGCGGTCTACGAGCACCTCAACGACTGGCTGGACCGCAACCCGGTCGAGGCCGCGGACATCATCCGCAAGTCGATCCAGGCGGCCACCGCGCGCGTGGCGGCCCGCAAGGCGCGTGACCTCACCCGCCGCAAGGGACTCCTGGAGTCCGCGTCCCTGCCGGGCAAGCTGTCCGACTGCCAGTCGAACGACCCCATCAAGTGCGAGATCTTCATCGTCGAGGGTGACTCCGCCGGCGGTTCGGCCAAGTCGGGCCGCAACCCGCAGTACCAGGCGATCCTCCCGATCCGGGGAAAGATCCTCAACGTCGAGAAGGCGCGGATCGACAAGATCCTGCAGAACCAGGAGATCCAGGCACTGATCTCCGCCTTCGGCACCGGAGTCCACGAGGACTTCGACATCGCGAAGCTCCGCTATCACAAGATCATCCTGATGGCGGACGCCGACGTCGACGGCCAGCACATCAACACCCTGCTGCTGACCTTCCTGTTCCGCTTCATGCGGCCCCTGGTCGAGGCCGGGCACGTGTTCCTGTCGCGCCCGCCGCTCTACAAGATCAAGTGGGGCCGGGACGACTTCGAGTACGCGTACTCGGACCGTGAGCGCGACGCGCTGATCGAACTCGGCCGCCAGGCGGGCAAGCGCGTCCGCGAGGACTCGATCCAGCGCTTCAAGGGTCTCGGTGAGATGAACGCCGAGGAGCTGCGCATCACGACCATGGACCAGGAGCACCGCGTCCTCGGCCAGGTCACGCTCGACGACGCCGCCCAGGCCGACGACCTGTTCTCGGTCCTCATGGGCGAGGACGTCGAGGCGCGCCGCGCGTTCATCCAGCGCAATGCCAAGGACGTCCGCTTCCTCGACATCTGA
- a CDS encoding DUF721 domain-containing protein gives MTENTSGAAAEGASGAASGKKTPEPSGVDLARVALRAAKEQARARGDAAQQKKQARRGGGLRSGSGADGRDPMALGAAINRLLTERGWETPAAMGGVMGRWPQIVGDDLAKHCVPLRYDDDPAERVLTVQCDSTAWATQLRLLAPQLVARLNQDLGHGAVRLLKVQGPTGPPRRYGPLRAPGSTGPGDTYG, from the coding sequence ATGACGGAAAACACATCGGGAGCGGCCGCCGAGGGCGCCTCAGGCGCTGCGTCCGGCAAGAAGACCCCCGAGCCCTCCGGCGTCGACCTCGCGCGCGTGGCGCTGCGCGCCGCGAAGGAGCAGGCACGCGCGCGTGGGGACGCGGCCCAGCAGAAGAAGCAGGCGCGTCGAGGCGGCGGCCTGCGCTCCGGCTCCGGCGCCGACGGACGTGACCCCATGGCGCTCGGCGCCGCCATCAACCGGCTGCTCACCGAGCGCGGCTGGGAGACCCCGGCCGCGATGGGCGGTGTGATGGGCCGCTGGCCGCAGATCGTCGGCGACGACCTGGCCAAGCACTGCGTTCCGCTGCGCTACGACGACGACCCGGCCGAGCGGGTGCTGACCGTGCAGTGCGACTCGACCGCCTGGGCGACGCAACTGCGTCTGCTGGCACCGCAGTTGGTCGCGCGGCTGAACCAGGACCTCGGCCACGGCGCCGTGCGCCTGCTCAAGGTCCAGGGGCCCACGGGTCCCCCACGTCGCTACGGGCCGCTGCGCGCCCCCGGCAGCACGGGGCCTGGTGACACCTACGGGTGA
- the recF gene encoding DNA replication/repair protein RecF (All proteins in this family for which functions are known are DNA-binding proteins that assist the filamentation of RecA onto DNA for the initiation of recombination or recombinational repair.): MHVTHLSLADFRSYVRVEVPLDPGVTAFVGPNGQGKTNLVEAVGYLATLGSHRVSSDAPLVRMGADRAIIRANVRQGERQQLIELELNPGKANRARINRSSQVRPRDVLGIVRTVLFAPEDLALVKGDPGERRRFLDELITARSPRMAGVRSDYDRVLKQRNTLLKSAALARRHGGRTMDLSTLEVWDQHLARVGAELLAQRLDLVAAIQPLADKAYEQLAPGGGPLALEYKASSPGIVGHGREELYAQLMAAMEEARKPEIERGVTLVGPHRDDLVLKLGQLPAKGYASHGESWSYALALRLASYDLLRAEGNEPVLVLDDVFAELDTRRRERLAELVAPGEQVLVTAAVEDDVPDVLNGTRYAVSEGTVERV, from the coding sequence ATGCACGTCACGCATCTGTCGCTGGCCGACTTCCGCTCGTACGTCCGGGTCGAGGTCCCGCTCGACCCGGGGGTCACCGCGTTCGTCGGTCCCAACGGACAGGGCAAGACGAACCTGGTCGAGGCGGTCGGCTATCTCGCGACCCTCGGCAGTCACCGCGTCTCCTCCGACGCCCCGCTCGTCCGCATGGGCGCCGACCGGGCGATCATCCGGGCCAACGTCCGGCAGGGAGAGCGCCAGCAGCTCATCGAGCTGGAACTGAACCCCGGCAAGGCCAACCGCGCCCGCATCAACAGGTCCTCGCAGGTCAGGCCCCGGGACGTACTCGGCATCGTACGAACCGTCCTGTTCGCGCCGGAGGACCTCGCCCTGGTCAAGGGCGATCCTGGAGAGCGACGCCGGTTCCTCGACGAGCTGATCACCGCGCGCTCCCCGCGCATGGCGGGCGTCCGCTCCGACTACGACCGGGTCCTCAAGCAGCGCAACACCCTCCTGAAATCGGCCGCGCTGGCCCGTCGGCACGGTGGCCGGACCATGGACCTCTCCACACTCGAAGTGTGGGACCAGCACCTCGCGCGCGTGGGCGCCGAACTGCTGGCCCAGCGGCTCGACCTGGTCGCCGCGATCCAGCCGCTGGCCGACAAGGCCTACGAGCAGCTGGCGCCCGGCGGCGGGCCTCTCGCCCTGGAGTACAAGGCGTCCTCGCCCGGCATCGTGGGCCACGGCCGCGAGGAGCTCTACGCCCAGCTGATGGCTGCCATGGAGGAGGCCCGCAAGCCGGAGATCGAGCGCGGCGTGACCCTCGTAGGGCCTCACCGGGACGATCTGGTCCTCAAACTCGGCCAGCTGCCCGCCAAGGGATACGCCTCCCACGGCGAATCCTGGTCGTACGCGCTGGCGCTGCGCCTGGCCTCGTACGACCTGCTCAGGGCCGAGGGCAACGAACCGGTGCTGGTCCTCGACGACGTCTTCGCCGAGTTGGACACCCGCAGGCGGGAGCGGCTCGCGGAACTTGTCGCGCCCGGCGAGCAGGTGCTCGTGACGGCCGCGGTGGAGGACGACGTTCCGGACGTCCTGAACGGGACGCGGTACGCCGTGTCCGAAGGCACGGTGGAGCGCGTATGA
- the gnd gene encoding phosphogluconate dehydrogenase (NAD(+)-dependent, decarboxylating), with protein MELGLVGLGKMGGNMRERIRRAGHTVIGYDRNPDLADVHSLEELVGKLKGPRVVWVMVPAGAATQSTVDELAALLEPGDVVVDGGNSRWTDDEKHAVELGIKGIGFVDCGVSGGVWGLENGYALMYGGHAEHVAQVQPIFDALKPEGDFGAVHAGKVGAGHFAKMVHNGIEYAMMQAYAEGWELLEKADSVTDVREVFRSWQEGTVIRSWLLDLAVNALDEDEHLEKLKGYAQDSGEGRWTVEAAIDHAVPLPAITASLFARFASRQDDSPQMKMIAALRNQFGGHAVEKA; from the coding sequence ATGGAGCTCGGTCTCGTCGGCCTCGGCAAGATGGGCGGCAACATGCGCGAGCGGATCCGCCGCGCAGGTCACACCGTCATCGGATACGACCGCAACCCGGACCTCGCCGATGTCCACAGCCTGGAAGAACTTGTGGGCAAGCTCAAGGGTCCGCGCGTGGTGTGGGTCATGGTTCCGGCGGGCGCCGCGACCCAGTCCACCGTCGACGAGCTGGCCGCCCTGCTGGAGCCCGGCGACGTCGTCGTGGACGGTGGCAACTCGCGCTGGACGGACGACGAGAAGCACGCCGTCGAGCTGGGCATCAAGGGCATCGGCTTCGTCGACTGCGGTGTCTCCGGAGGCGTCTGGGGCCTGGAGAACGGCTACGCGCTGATGTACGGCGGCCACGCCGAGCATGTCGCCCAGGTACAGCCGATCTTCGACGCGCTCAAGCCCGAGGGCGACTTCGGAGCGGTGCACGCCGGCAAGGTCGGCGCGGGCCACTTCGCGAAGATGGTCCACAACGGCATCGAGTACGCCATGATGCAGGCCTACGCCGAGGGCTGGGAGCTGCTGGAGAAGGCCGACTCCGTCACGGACGTGCGTGAGGTCTTCCGCTCCTGGCAGGAAGGCACGGTCATCCGCTCCTGGCTGCTCGACCTCGCCGTCAACGCGCTGGACGAGGACGAGCACCTGGAGAAGCTCAAGGGCTACGCACAGGACTCCGGCGAAGGCCGGTGGACCGTGGAGGCCGCCATCGACCACGCGGTACCGCTTCCCGCGATCACCGCGTCGCTCTTCGCCCGCTTCGCCTCGCGGCAGGACGACTCGCCGCAGATGAAGATGATCGCGGCGCTGCGCAACCAGTTCGGCGGCCACGCCGTCGAGAAGGCCTGA
- the dnaN gene encoding DNA polymerase III subunit beta translates to MKIRVERDVLAEAVAWAARSLPARPPAPVLAGLLLKAEEGSLSLSSFDYEVSARVSVDAEIDEEGTVLVSGRLLADICRALPNRPVEISTDGVRATVVCGSSRFTLHTLPVEEYPALPQMPSATGTVPGEVFASAAAQVAIAAGRDDTLPVLTGVRIEIEGDKVTLASTDRYRFAVREFLWKPENPEASAVALVPAKTLLDTAKALTGGDSVILALSGSGAGEGLIGFEGAGRRTTTRLLEGDLPKYRSLFPTEFNSIAVIETAPFVEAVKRVALVAERNTPVRLSFEQGVLILEAGSSDDAQAVERVDAQLEGDDVSIAFNPTFLLDGLSAIDSPVAQLSFTTSTKPALLSGRPAVDAEADEAYKYLIMPVRLSG, encoded by the coding sequence GTGAAGATCCGGGTGGAACGCGACGTACTCGCGGAGGCAGTGGCCTGGGCGGCACGCAGCCTCCCGGCCCGTCCGCCGGCGCCTGTGCTCGCCGGCCTCCTTCTGAAGGCCGAGGAGGGCTCCCTGAGCCTCTCCAGCTTCGACTACGAGGTCTCGGCGAGGGTCTCCGTGGACGCGGAGATCGACGAGGAGGGCACGGTCCTCGTGTCCGGCCGCCTCCTCGCGGACATCTGCCGAGCCCTTCCCAACCGGCCGGTGGAGATTTCCACAGACGGTGTACGGGCGACCGTGGTCTGCGGCTCCTCGCGGTTCACACTCCACACCCTGCCTGTGGAGGAGTACCCGGCACTGCCGCAGATGCCGTCGGCGACCGGCACCGTTCCCGGTGAGGTCTTCGCCTCGGCCGCGGCCCAGGTGGCCATCGCCGCCGGACGCGACGACACCCTCCCCGTGCTCACCGGTGTGCGCATCGAGATCGAGGGCGACAAGGTCACCCTGGCGTCCACCGACCGCTACCGCTTCGCGGTCCGCGAGTTCCTGTGGAAGCCGGAGAACCCGGAGGCGTCCGCGGTCGCCCTGGTGCCCGCCAAGACGCTCCTGGACACCGCCAAGGCCCTCACGGGCGGCGACAGCGTGATCCTGGCGCTCTCCGGTTCCGGCGCGGGTGAGGGTCTGATCGGCTTCGAGGGCGCGGGCCGGCGTACGACCACCCGCCTGCTCGAAGGCGACCTCCCGAAGTACCGCTCGCTGTTCCCGACGGAGTTCAACTCCATCGCCGTCATCGAGACCGCCCCGTTCGTGGAGGCCGTCAAGCGCGTGGCCCTGGTCGCGGAGCGGAACACCCCGGTGCGGCTGAGCTTCGAGCAGGGCGTGCTGATCCTGGAGGCCGGGTCCAGCGACGACGCACAGGCTGTGGAAAGGGTCGACGCCCAGTTGGAGGGCGACGACGTCTCGATCGCCTTCAACCCGACGTTCCTGCTCGACGGCCTGAGCGCCATCGACTCGCCGGTCGCCCAGCTCTCCTTCACGACGTCCACGAAGCCCGCGCTGCTGAGCGGCAGGCCCGCGGTGGACGCCGAGGCGGACGAGGCCTACAAGTACCTGATCATGCCGGTCCGTCTGTCCGGCTGA
- the dnaA gene encoding chromosomal replication initiator protein DnaA — MADVPADLAAVWPRVLEQLLGEGRGQGVEAKDEHWIKRCQPLALVADTALLAVPNEFAKNVLEGRLAPIVSETLSRECGRPIRIAITVDDSAGEPSAPAPPRYEESEPPTGPGQSRDSYENQGREDRNAYEGGQGRDERGAYEGGQNRDDRSAYEGQGRDERGAYDGQGRDDRGGYEGGGQGRDDRNTYEPQGRDDRSPYDSRRDGYEGYGRHRADDHRGGGRSEPLPGAPGDQLPTARPAYPDYQRPEPGAWPRHSQDDYGWQQQRLGFPERDPYASPPQDYRPQSMDRSPYEQQRQDYDQRSDRRDLQDPSGGGQGRRGGPALPSGAPGSKAAQPAPASGPGEPTARLNPKYLFDTFVIGASNRFAHAAAVAVAEAPAKAYNPLFIYGESGLGKTHLLHAIGHYARSLYPGTRVRYVSSEEFTNEFINSIRDGKGDSFRKRYREMDILLVDDIQFLADKESTQEEFFHTFNTLHNANKQIVLSSDRPPKQLVTLEDRLRNRFEWGLITDVQPPELETRIAILRKKAVQEQLNAPPEVLEFIASRISRNIRELEGALIRVTAFASLNRQPVDLGLTEIVLKDLIPGGEDSAPEITATAIMAATADYFGLTVDDLCGSSRSRVLVTARQIAMYLCRELTDLSLPKIGAQFGGRDHTTVMHADRKIRALMAERRSIYNQVTELTNRIKNG, encoded by the coding sequence GTGGCTGACGTACCTGCCGATCTTGCCGCAGTGTGGCCACGCGTACTGGAACAACTTCTCGGCGAGGGCCGCGGGCAGGGTGTCGAGGCGAAGGACGAGCACTGGATCAAGCGCTGCCAGCCCCTGGCCCTGGTCGCGGACACCGCCCTGCTCGCCGTCCCCAACGAGTTCGCGAAGAACGTACTGGAGGGCCGGCTCGCGCCGATCGTCAGCGAGACGCTGAGCCGGGAGTGCGGCCGCCCGATCCGCATCGCCATCACCGTCGACGACTCCGCGGGCGAGCCCTCCGCTCCCGCCCCGCCCCGTTACGAGGAGTCGGAGCCCCCCACCGGACCGGGCCAGAGCCGCGACTCCTACGAGAACCAGGGACGCGAGGACCGGAACGCCTACGAGGGCGGCCAGGGACGCGACGAACGCGGCGCCTACGAAGGCGGCCAGAACCGCGACGACCGGAGCGCGTACGAGGGCCAGGGACGCGACGAACGCGGCGCCTACGACGGCCAGGGCCGTGACGACCGCGGCGGCTACGAGGGCGGCGGTCAGGGCCGTGACGACCGCAATACGTACGAGCCGCAGGGGCGCGACGACCGCAGTCCCTACGACTCACGCCGCGACGGATACGAGGGGTACGGCCGGCACCGCGCCGACGACCACCGCGGCGGCGGCCGCTCCGAGCCGCTTCCCGGCGCCCCCGGCGACCAGCTGCCGACCGCCCGTCCCGCGTACCCGGACTACCAGCGCCCGGAGCCGGGCGCCTGGCCGCGCCACTCCCAGGACGACTACGGCTGGCAGCAGCAGCGCCTCGGCTTCCCGGAACGGGACCCCTACGCCTCGCCGCCCCAGGACTACCGGCCGCAGTCGATGGACCGCTCGCCCTACGAGCAGCAGCGCCAGGACTACGACCAGCGTTCCGACCGCCGTGATCTGCAGGACCCCTCCGGCGGCGGCCAGGGGCGCAGGGGCGGCCCCGCCCTGCCGTCCGGTGCCCCCGGGTCGAAGGCCGCGCAGCCCGCGCCGGCGTCCGGTCCGGGCGAACCCACCGCGCGCCTGAACCCGAAGTACCTCTTCGACACGTTCGTGATCGGCGCCTCGAACCGCTTCGCGCACGCCGCAGCGGTGGCCGTCGCCGAGGCGCCCGCGAAGGCGTACAACCCCCTCTTCATCTACGGGGAGTCGGGACTCGGCAAGACACACCTGCTGCACGCGATCGGGCACTACGCCCGCAGCCTCTATCCGGGCACCCGGGTGCGGTACGTGAGCTCGGAGGAGTTCACCAACGAGTTCATCAACTCCATCCGTGACGGCAAGGGCGACAGCTTCCGCAAGCGGTACCGGGAGATGGACATCCTGCTCGTCGACGACATCCAGTTCCTCGCGGACAAGGAGTCGACGCAGGAGGAGTTCTTCCACACCTTCAACACGCTGCACAACGCGAACAAGCAGATCGTTCTCTCCAGCGACCGACCGCCCAAGCAGCTCGTCACACTGGAAGACCGGCTGCGGAACCGCTTCGAGTGGGGTCTGATCACCGACGTCCAGCCGCCCGAGCTGGAGACCCGTATCGCCATCCTTCGTAAGAAGGCCGTGCAGGAGCAGCTCAACGCCCCGCCGGAGGTGCTGGAGTTCATCGCGTCCAGGATCTCGCGCAACATCCGCGAGCTGGAGGGCGCGCTGATCCGGGTGACGGCGTTCGCGTCGCTCAACCGGCAGCCGGTGGACCTCGGTCTGACGGAGATCGTCCTCAAGGACCTGATCCCCGGCGGTGAGGACTCGGCCCCCGAGATCACGGCGACCGCGATCATGGCGGCCACGGCCGACTACTTCGGGCTCACGGTGGACGACCTGTGCGGGTCCTCGCGCAGCCGCGTGCTGGTGACGGCGCGCCAGATCGCCATGTACCTGTGCCGTGAGCTCACCGATCTGTCGCTGCCGAAGATCGGCGCGCAGTTCGGTGGCCGTGACCACACGACCGTCATGCACGCCGACCGCAAGATCCGCGCGCTGATGGCCGAACGCCGCTCGATCTACAACCAGGTCACCGAGCTCACCAACCGCATCAAGAACGGCTGA
- the rpmH gene encoding 50S ribosomal protein L34, which translates to MSKRTFQPNNRRRAKTHGFRLRMRTRAGRAILANRRVKGRASLSA; encoded by the coding sequence GTGAGCAAGCGCACCTTCCAGCCGAACAACCGTCGTCGCGCCAAGACCCACGGCTTCCGCCTGCGGATGCGCACCCGTGCCGGCCGCGCGATTCTCGCGAACCGCCGTGTCAAGGGTCGCGCCAGCCTGTCCGCCTGA